The proteins below are encoded in one region of Rhodopirellula halodulae:
- a CDS encoding LpxI family protein, giving the protein MSEPIRHSMDPVDVPALAPVGLIAGWGRFPVCVAEKLKRLGHPVHCVAIDGHAGEELNDVCDSVLWSGVGRFGGHLRYFKRHGVQHVTMAGKLFKSDLLYSGSVWIRHMPDWTCIKTFWPCLFGAERDARDDRLLGAVIHTYETHSMKICSATELAPELLADEGQLTRRKPSSAIESDIASGWQIAKTMGGLDIGQAITIKDGTIIAVEAIEGTDACIRRTGELCRRGGWTLVKVSKPEQDMRFDVPTIGPQTIQRVHEAGGAAIAIEAEKTILLDREETIALADRLGISLVAIASQDSSDMMRGHSIRSQKAA; this is encoded by the coding sequence ATGAGCGAACCCATCCGTCATTCCATGGACCCCGTCGATGTCCCCGCTCTCGCTCCCGTCGGCTTGATCGCGGGGTGGGGACGATTTCCAGTTTGCGTCGCGGAGAAACTCAAGCGACTCGGACATCCGGTGCACTGCGTGGCTATCGACGGACACGCGGGCGAAGAATTGAACGACGTATGTGACAGTGTTCTCTGGTCCGGTGTCGGCCGGTTCGGAGGCCATCTTCGGTACTTCAAACGTCATGGCGTTCAGCACGTGACGATGGCCGGGAAACTATTCAAATCCGATTTGCTCTACAGCGGTTCCGTTTGGATTCGCCACATGCCGGATTGGACCTGCATCAAAACCTTTTGGCCGTGTTTGTTCGGTGCCGAACGAGATGCCCGCGATGATCGCTTGTTGGGGGCCGTGATCCATACCTACGAGACTCATTCCATGAAGATTTGCTCCGCGACGGAACTCGCACCGGAACTGTTGGCGGATGAGGGGCAACTGACACGTCGCAAGCCGTCTTCTGCGATTGAATCGGACATCGCATCCGGTTGGCAAATCGCGAAAACGATGGGCGGTTTGGACATCGGCCAAGCCATCACGATCAAAGACGGAACGATCATTGCCGTGGAAGCGATCGAAGGAACCGATGCGTGTATCCGACGCACCGGCGAATTGTGCCGTCGCGGCGGATGGACGCTGGTGAAGGTGAGCAAGCCCGAACAAGACATGCGATTTGATGTTCCAACGATTGGTCCGCAAACCATTCAACGGGTTCATGAGGCGGGAGGTGCCGCCATCGCGATCGAAGCCGAAAAGACCATCTTGTTGGACCGCGAAGAAACCATCGCTTTGGCCGATCGATTGGGGATTTCGTTGGTGGCCATCGCTTCGCAAGACTCAAGCGATATGATGCGAGGGCACTCCATCCGTTCACAGAAAGCCGCTTGA
- the lpxD gene encoding UDP-3-O-(3-hydroxymyristoyl)glucosamine N-acyltransferase yields the protein MASSKGLSLQAVADLVGGQLLDFSDVSASESDASARPAQGKAPSPEVAALVCEGAAPPAEAGSTHVTLVDQVAHANQLAGSEAFAVIAPEYVADSPTHLQIIVADPHAAFTRLVSYFRPASQDCLPVAGIDPSAKIDPTAKVHPTANIGCDVEIGPNCFIAPGVTIGAGCKLSADCTLHPNVTLYAYCELGERVTLHAGTVVGAHGFGYKMVDGRHVPTAQLGYVVIENDVEVGASSTIDRGTYGATRIGEGTKIDNQVMIAHNCRIGRHNLLCSQVGIAGSCTTGDYVVLAGQVGLKDHIALADGVIVGAQAGVMDDLAANQVYLGSPATSQRDQMQIMAVQRRLPEMRRDLKRLTQQVERLASENACDAEGKQESGSRRAA from the coding sequence ATGGCGTCTTCCAAAGGATTGTCACTGCAAGCGGTCGCCGATCTCGTCGGCGGTCAGCTGCTGGATTTCAGTGATGTTTCTGCCAGCGAATCCGACGCGTCCGCTCGCCCCGCACAGGGAAAAGCTCCCTCGCCTGAAGTCGCCGCCTTGGTTTGTGAGGGTGCCGCTCCTCCGGCAGAAGCAGGTTCCACCCACGTGACCTTGGTCGATCAGGTGGCTCATGCCAATCAACTCGCGGGCAGCGAAGCCTTCGCAGTGATCGCACCCGAGTACGTTGCGGACTCGCCCACTCATTTGCAAATCATCGTTGCGGATCCTCACGCTGCATTCACCCGTTTAGTTTCGTATTTTCGACCCGCCAGCCAAGACTGCTTGCCGGTCGCGGGGATTGATCCGTCCGCGAAGATCGACCCGACGGCGAAGGTGCATCCGACCGCGAATATTGGATGTGATGTTGAGATTGGGCCGAACTGTTTCATCGCTCCTGGTGTGACCATTGGTGCGGGATGCAAGTTGTCAGCCGACTGCACGCTGCACCCCAACGTGACGTTGTATGCGTATTGCGAACTTGGCGAACGAGTCACCTTGCACGCGGGAACCGTCGTGGGGGCTCATGGGTTTGGATACAAAATGGTGGACGGTCGACACGTTCCAACCGCACAGTTGGGTTATGTGGTCATCGAGAATGATGTGGAAGTCGGAGCCAGTTCCACCATCGACCGCGGAACCTACGGAGCGACTCGGATCGGTGAGGGAACCAAAATCGATAACCAAGTCATGATCGCTCACAATTGCCGGATCGGTCGGCACAATTTGTTGTGCAGCCAAGTCGGCATCGCCGGTAGCTGCACCACGGGCGACTACGTGGTGTTGGCGGGGCAAGTTGGTTTGAAGGATCACATTGCTTTGGCCGACGGCGTCATTGTCGGAGCACAGGCCGGCGTGATGGACGATTTGGCCGCCAACCAAGTTTATTTGGGATCGCCGGCAACTTCGCAACGAGACCAAATGCAAATCATGGCGGTTCAGCGTCGCTTGCCTGAGATGCGTCGTGACCTGAAACGTTTGACTCAGCAAGTGGAACGTTTGGCTTCGGAAAATGCATGCGACGCCGAAGGCAAGCAAGAGTCGGGTTCACGCCGCGCCGCGTGA
- a CDS encoding tetratricopeptide repeat protein: MPSPALRNDSYPTPASAVPAGMPSRKNLDATQNPNGLRIFAPEDQPAQTAPEPIAPPSRTKIWSCLIASLIAGVVFSTLTGCQWAAGSQNSQGAALYNQGQYTAAMEQFQKAIASDPTDADGYYNLAATTHRLGNQRQDPNLIRQSEALYNQCLDHDPNHIDCHRGLAVLLVDSGRPDRAFTLLKNWAAANPNLADPRIELARLYEEHGEPQTALKYLEDAVQQDANNARAWLALARLRESGNDPVQALQNYQRALALNGGVLGPNGAMISERVAALSRQINSTRDAASFNAGGTQMATPGGFNSARY; the protein is encoded by the coding sequence ATGCCCAGCCCAGCTCTTCGCAACGATTCCTATCCAACACCCGCGTCCGCCGTCCCCGCGGGGATGCCCTCGCGAAAAAATTTGGATGCGACCCAAAATCCAAACGGGTTGCGGATCTTTGCTCCGGAAGACCAACCCGCTCAAACGGCTCCCGAGCCCATCGCTCCGCCGAGCCGGACCAAAATTTGGAGCTGCCTGATCGCTTCGCTGATCGCCGGCGTGGTTTTCTCGACACTGACGGGATGCCAATGGGCGGCAGGAAGCCAAAACAGCCAAGGCGCAGCTCTCTACAACCAAGGCCAATACACAGCGGCGATGGAACAATTTCAAAAAGCCATCGCCTCCGACCCGACCGACGCGGATGGCTACTACAACTTGGCCGCCACGACACACCGTTTGGGCAATCAACGCCAAGACCCCAACCTGATTCGCCAGAGCGAAGCGCTCTACAACCAGTGCTTGGACCACGATCCCAATCACATCGATTGTCATCGCGGATTGGCCGTGCTGCTCGTTGATTCGGGCCGTCCCGACCGCGCCTTCACACTGCTGAAAAATTGGGCCGCCGCCAATCCCAACTTGGCCGACCCGCGAATCGAGCTGGCTCGACTGTACGAAGAACATGGCGAACCGCAAACGGCTTTGAAATACCTGGAGGACGCCGTCCAACAAGACGCCAACAACGCGCGTGCCTGGCTCGCCTTGGCTCGATTGCGTGAATCCGGCAACGATCCGGTTCAAGCATTGCAAAACTACCAACGTGCGTTGGCTCTGAACGGTGGTGTCCTCGGACCCAACGGAGCCATGATCAGCGAGCGTGTTGCCGCTCTCAGCCGCCAGATCAACTCGACTCGTGACGCGGCTTCGTTCAATGCCGGCGGAACGCAAATGGCGACTCCCGGCGGTTTCAACTCGGCTCGCTATTGA
- a CDS encoding glycine--tRNA ligase has protein sequence MDALVSLCKRRGFLFQSSEIYGGVQGFWDYGPLGVELKRNLKDAWWHDMIAGHNELIAPAGAPSTFEMVGLDCTIIMHPQVWKCSGHYDLFHDHMVDCKESKKRYRFDQVRGRFVEYQGTKIFVSTLAEIEQEEDEVRRRGLKYFKLRAKNADELTVAKESLTLDQLDSTDNVLAPDAKTLGTLTEPREFNLMFKTTLGALGGEDDTTFLRPETAQGIFVNFKNVVDSSRVRVPFGIGQVGKSFRNEITPRNFTFRSREFEQMEIEFFCHPDQSQEWYRYWRDRRMAWYTSMGLSSESLIMREHHTEELAHYSVGTADIEYAFPFLPEGEYGELEGIAHRGDFDLRSHMEGKLDPNTNPMTVELNEHGKPKYRGSGKDLAYRDEISNEKFVPHVIEPSAGADRAALAFLCEAYTEDEAPDENGKMQSRTVMKLDPRLAPIKAAVFPLVKKDGMPEVAQEIYGALKEHYNVFYDAKGAVGRRYRRQDEAGTPYCITVDGDSLKDKTVTIRDRDSLEQTRVKIDDVVSEIQSRLKASK, from the coding sequence ATGGACGCCCTGGTGTCGTTGTGCAAACGACGTGGTTTTCTTTTCCAATCCAGCGAAATCTACGGCGGTGTCCAAGGCTTTTGGGACTACGGACCGCTGGGCGTGGAGCTGAAGCGGAACCTGAAAGACGCTTGGTGGCACGACATGATCGCGGGCCACAACGAGCTGATCGCTCCCGCGGGTGCACCGTCGACGTTCGAAATGGTCGGCCTGGATTGCACGATCATCATGCACCCGCAAGTCTGGAAATGCAGCGGTCACTATGACTTGTTCCACGACCACATGGTCGACTGCAAAGAATCCAAGAAACGCTACCGTTTTGACCAGGTTCGCGGCCGTTTCGTCGAATATCAAGGCACCAAGATCTTTGTTTCGACCCTGGCCGAAATCGAGCAAGAGGAAGACGAAGTCCGCCGTCGCGGATTGAAGTACTTCAAGCTTCGTGCGAAAAACGCTGACGAGCTGACGGTTGCAAAAGAATCGCTGACGCTGGACCAACTGGACTCCACCGACAACGTGCTCGCACCCGACGCCAAGACACTTGGCACGCTGACCGAGCCACGCGAATTCAACTTGATGTTCAAAACCACGCTGGGCGCGCTCGGCGGCGAAGACGACACGACCTTCCTGCGTCCGGAAACCGCGCAAGGAATCTTCGTCAACTTCAAGAACGTCGTCGACAGCTCTCGCGTTCGCGTCCCGTTTGGCATTGGCCAAGTCGGCAAGAGCTTCCGCAATGAAATCACCCCAAGGAACTTCACCTTCCGTTCGCGTGAATTCGAACAGATGGAAATCGAGTTCTTCTGTCACCCTGACCAATCGCAAGAGTGGTATCGCTACTGGCGCGACCGCCGCATGGCCTGGTACACCTCGATGGGCCTGTCCAGCGAATCGCTGATCATGCGTGAACATCACACCGAGGAATTGGCTCACTACAGCGTTGGCACAGCGGACATCGAATACGCATTCCCCTTCCTCCCCGAAGGTGAATACGGCGAGCTGGAGGGCATCGCCCACCGCGGCGACTTTGACTTGCGCAGCCACATGGAAGGCAAGCTCGATCCCAACACCAACCCGATGACGGTCGAGCTGAATGAACACGGCAAACCCAAGTACCGTGGCAGCGGCAAAGACCTCGCGTATCGGGATGAAATCAGCAACGAGAAGTTCGTGCCTCACGTGATCGAACCCTCCGCGGGTGCCGACCGAGCCGCCTTGGCGTTCCTCTGCGAAGCCTACACCGAGGACGAAGCTCCCGATGAAAACGGCAAGATGCAATCGCGAACGGTGATGAAGCTCGACCCACGTTTGGCGCCCATCAAAGCCGCCGTGTTCCCACTGGTCAAAAAGGACGGGATGCCCGAAGTCGCCCAAGAAATCTACGGCGCTCTCAAAGAACACTACAACGTGTTCTACGACGCGAAGGGAGCAGTCGGCCGACGTTACCGACGTCAAGACGAAGCCGGAACGCCTTACTGCATCACGGTCGACGGCGATTCATTAAAAGACAAAACCGTCACCATTCGCGACCGAGACTCACTGGAACAAACCCGAGTCAAAATCGACGACGTCGTTTCAGAAATCCAATCGCGTCTGAAAGCGTCGAAGTAA